The sequence below is a genomic window from Myotis daubentonii chromosome 14, mMyoDau2.1, whole genome shotgun sequence.
CTGGCTGGTCGCCGTCATGGCCACCAGCCCACTGCTCGTATTTTACCAAGTGGCCTCTGAAGATGGCGTCCTCCAGTGTTATTCGTCTTACCATCACCAGACTTTAAAGTGGAAGCTCTTCACCCACTTTGAAATAAATATCTTAGGCCTGCTGATCCCATTCACCATCCTGATGTTTTGCTACATTAGCATCCTGCACCAGCTCAAGAGTTGCCAGAACCAGATCAAGACCAAGGCCATCCAGTTGGTACTCATCGTGGTGATCGCATCTTTAGTCTTCTGGGTCCCATTCAATGTGGTCCTCTTCCTCACTTCCCTGCATGACCTGCACGTCTTGGACGGATGTGCCATGAGCCAGCGGCTGATTTATGCCACCCATGTCACAGAAATCATTTCCTTCACTCACTGCTGCGTGAACCCTGTTATTTATGCTTTCGTGGGTGAGAAGTTCAAGAAACACCTCtcagaaatatttcagaaaagttGCAACCACATCTTCCTCTTCTTGGGGAGGCCAATCATCAAGGATATGGGGGAGAAACCATCCTCCTCCTACCAGCACTCCACCCGTTCCTCCAGCATAGACTACATTTTGTGAGGACAGTGCCTCAAAGTGGGTCTCTGCTTTCCCAGCCACTCCTCTTCCAAAGGACAAAAATGGTTTATACTGGGGTCTGAGTATCTTTTTAGTCTTAGAAATTTGGTTATAGACACAAGATATATTTCACATTAAACTTGTATTAGTAGGAATGTAGTGAAGTTGTATATAGGAAACCCTTTCTCAAAAACACTTTCAAGTGCTGTTATAATTCTGATTTCAATGCTTTTGCatacaaaataaaagtattttgttttgAGAGACTGAAGTTTCTGGGGTAAAATGACTGGGCTTGTATAGCAGGGATCCAAAGGAGGGTAAAATTAATCAGGGcgaattttattttgttacttttttttttagctgtggAATTTTAGGCAACTTGCTTTAAATGCTTCAGTTAGTTTCCTTACATGTAAAATACATACCTTTGATTTATGTGAGAGGATCATACAGGGTTATGAAGCTGTGTTCTGATGCCACCTACCTGCCATTCAGTAGCTGACAGTGACAAGAGTCACCTGCAGTAGAAGAACTGGAGCTTAGTTCTGTATGCGTTTGGTTATATGTGTCATATGTTAAGAACATGTCAAGGGAAGACTGAAGAACGATTCCAGATtgaaggagactaaagagacatgaccGCTAACAAGTATATAATCCTAAATTGGATTCTAAATCCGGGGGGAAGTGCTGTGAAGGACCGTTTGGGTACAGTTGGTAAAATCTGAATTTGAACTATATATGAGATAACCCAAGTATGAAAGTATCAGAAGAGATAAAACAGAGAAAcaccgccctggccggtttggttcagtggatagagcgtcagcctgcggactgaaaggtcccaggtttcattccagtcaagggcatgtaccttggttgcggacacatccctagtagagggtgtgcaggaggcagctgatcgatgtttctaactctctatccgtctcccttcctttctgtaaaaaattaaaaacacacacacacacaaagaaacactTAGAACAGCAACAGGTACAACAGTGAATGTTACCTGTTATTACTTACTAGGAAGTAAGCCCCATGAGGGCATTAACGTCatctgttttattcactgctaTATCCCCGGAGCCTGGAACAGCCCCCAAAACAAAATTCCTCCGGAAGTACCAACCATGCtccggggtgggggcagggaaacGGCGGGTCCTGCAGTTCCGATGTCTTCACCAGGTGGCAGTAAGGAGCGCGTCCTCGCCTGCTCCAGGCCAGCCTCCGACCCCGGAAGTTAAATCCCCGGGCTCTTTCTAGTTCCTCCAGCCTTCTTCACCCCTGATCCATTGAGCCGAACCCTCTCCAGCCCTGAAGTCTGGGCAGGATGTGCCGGAGGGCAGAGCCGCGGTGTCTGCCCAGCGAGTGAAAAGCTGCTCGTGGTTCCCGGGCGCAGGCTCGTACGCCAGCCCGGAGCCACGCGCGCAGCCCGGGACCCCGCAGGTCCCGACGCCGACAGGTGCAGACGGTAGCGAGCCCCCGCCTAGAAACGCGTCATCTCCTCCAGAGTCGCCAGGGCCGGGCCGGAGCTGCCGCCCACGGCCCCCCGAGTCCCGTGCACTCGCAGACCTCCTCCATGATTCAGAAGTCACGCCCGGCGCTGCTGCAACCTCAGGATGTGGGAGACAGGATGGAAACGCTTATGGTAaactggggggaagggaaggcagagggtcCGGGGCTGCCGGCTCAGGGAGGCTGCCAAGGCTCAGCGGCCCTTGTGGACCCTTTCCCGCGCCCCGGGTGCGTGCAGATTGGGGGGCTTggcgaggagggaggagggaggaggggattgCAGCTTGGGACACACGACCAAAGGTCGCGCCGGTGCAGGGAATGGTATCTGGGTAGAGACGGGCGGAATTGCTGGGGCCCGGGGGGCGGGAcaggttgggggggcggggaatgtGCACGTGAGGCCCCAAACGAGGTGCGAGCGCTACGGGTCGCCGCTTAGAGTTGGGTGCCTGGAGTGACGGAGGGGGAGGACAGTGGGCAGTTATTTGTACCATCTCAAGGCCAAGGCGGAGACGTTGGCATCGCTGCGGGCGGCGGGAGGGGCATCTTCGGGTCTCCAGCCCCcagcgggcagggcaggggtgcGGTCGGCCGGCGCCGCGAGGCCACGCCCCCGGGCGTCCGGATTGGCTGCCGCGGTTGGGCCACCGAGTCCCCATTGGTGGTGACGGAGGCGGGGCTGCTACGTCAAGCTCTGGCCTGGAAATTTATCGGATTTACAATTGAATTGGATTTAGGATTtccttgtttccttttatttatttatttatttatttatttatttattttttaattaaatctttattgttcagattattacatttgttcctctttttccccccccataactcccctcctcccagttcccgccccaccctccgccctcactccccacccactgtcctcatccataggtgcacgatttttgtccagtctcttcccacatctcccacacccctttcccccccaagaatagccagtccattccctttctatgtccctgattctattataatcaacagttcattctgttcatcagattatttattcacttgattcttagattcacttgttgatagatgcatatttgttgttcataatttgtatctttacctttttcttcctcttcctcttcttaaaggatacctttcagcatttcatataatcctggtttggtggtgatgaactcctttagcttttccttatctgtgaagctctttatctgaccttcaattctgaatgatagctttgctggataaagtaatcttggttgtaggttcttggtattcatcactttgaatatttcttgccactcccttctggcctgcaaagtttctgttgagaaatcagctgacagtcgtatgggtattcccttgtaggtaactgagtttctttctcttgctgtttttaagattctctctttatcttttgctcttggcattttaattatgatgtgtcttggtgtggtcctctttggattccttttgtttggggttctccgcgcttcttggacctgtaagtccatttctttcaccaggtgggggaagttttctgtcattatttcttcaaataggttttcaatatcttgctctctctcatcttctggtacccctataattctgatgttggtacgcttgaagctgtcccagaggctccttacactatcctcgcatttttggattcttttttcattttgcttttccggctagatgttttttgcttcctcgcatttcaaatcattgacttgattcttgcgctcctctggtctgctgtcgggagtctgtataatattcgttatttcagtccatgtatgcttaatttctagttggttccccaatataagatcgagggtcttattagttttcgtgtagatctcattaagtttgtcggcagcttctaaacagttcttgagagaccttaaaagtgtggttctgaactctatatcttccattgacaattttgtcctgtttctttgtctccgcattttgttatgcttccttggtgcaccccctagtggtctttgtttgcagtcttatagttaaatcttgattgttgtagctaattccaggaagggtttgacctccaggccaagtggctatgagaatcagctgtgtcagcagtgagagaacttctgtcctctagggaggtgcgtatctagcctttgcctgaggctatccagcaaatggctctgtgcagggcttgggcggggtgggtcgcacaggatcaacagggtgggccggagagagcagttatggcggctctcagtcctgtccccaggggctctgcctctctgagtcccagcacccgctgcaaagctgggagagaaagctgcactcgctctgaccgaggccagacagtcccgcttctcccgtttgagtctgggtccctaaagactcgcccggatctggagctcagagtctgcgactccctcccgattg
It includes:
- the CCR8 gene encoding C-C chemokine receptor type 8, producing MDYTLEPNMTTSDYYYPDISSSPCDGEVIQRESKLLLAILYCLLFMFGLLGNSVVILVLVVCKKLKSITDIYLLNLALSDLLFVSSFPFQTHYQLNQWVFGTVMCKVVSGFYYIGFFSSMFFITLMSVDRYLAIVHAVYAMNVRTARMGTALSLGVWLVAVMATSPLLVFYQVASEDGVLQCYSSYHHQTLKWKLFTHFEINILGLLIPFTILMFCYISILHQLKSCQNQIKTKAIQLVLIVVIASLVFWVPFNVVLFLTSLHDLHVLDGCAMSQRLIYATHVTEIISFTHCCVNPVIYAFVGEKFKKHLSEIFQKSCNHIFLFLGRPIIKDMGEKPSSSYQHSTRSSSIDYIL